CCGACGAAATTTGTCGATTCGCGGATCCAGTTGGAGAGGTGGATTTGGAAAGTTATGCCAGTCGGTATGCGGAGGTTGCACGTGAGCGACCATCGAAATCTGAAACACCTGGTGTTGGGGAACTTTCTGCGACAGAAACAGGAACAGAGCCTGATGACTTTGAGGAGACGGAACCACCTAATGAAGCTACCTACGAGTCGATGCACGCTACGGCAGCGTGGGCCGGATTACAATCGTTTACTGGTGAATATACGTTCCAGCTAGAATTCCCACGGACGGCAGGGTTAGTCATACAACGGCTAACAGAGGATGCAGGTGAAGATGTGAACGTTCTGTGTTCTGATGGTGAAATCCGAGCAATGACGTACGCGTTCTATCCAGATAACGAGATGTTCCGGTTAAATATCCCCAATGAGGTTCCAGGTATTGAGACTGCGCGTGAAGACAAAAGCGGTATCGGTCTCGTCAGGACAAATGACTCACCAGACACGCCAATTCAATTAGAGATAATCAATGACGAAGCTGAAGCTACCGAAATAATCCGACGGTCAGTCAGAGAGGGTGCATGGGATCAAACCTCAACGCGTCTGTATGGTTGGTTTTAATCTACTAAACAGAGTCACCGTATTGGTCAGAAGGAATTCAGAGTCGTCTGATTCTCCCCGCCGTCTCCTAAACGCGTCGCACCAGGCAACTCAATGTCCCGTTCCTCCTCCTCACCAGTATCGACAAGCACCGCCGTCTCGTCACCGGCCCCGCGCTCACGCACTTCGACCAGTTGCTGCACTGCCTCTTGGATTTCGTCAACACGGTCATCGAGTCCCATCGGCTCCAACACAGCCTGATCCAACTCGTCACGGAACTCTTGCTCATCCTCCTCAGTCGCCGTTCGTTCATCGTCCAACCAGTCCGTCATCACGCGCTTAATCTCCGCCCGCTCCTCCTCACTGAACGCTCGCGGGTCCGGGACGTGCATCCGCTTCGCCTCACCGACAGTGAGTTCGTTCCGATTCATTCCCTGTCCCTGCTCAACCCGTCCCTCAATCTCACGGAACAAGGGGAATATCGAGGAGTTCATGATGCCAAGAACCACGTACGGGTCAACGTCCACGTCGTCGTGAACGTTAACCTCGTAGTTCCGCTGGTCTAACGGCATTTCAGCGGCGTTGTACAGCGTTCGCGCGTCGCGCCAGTACTCTTTCGGCAGGATAAGCTGCGGGCGTGGAAGTTCCCCGGCGTCGAACCATACCCGACCGGAGTTACTGACGCTCGCGCCGTCATGGACATCCTGCTCTTCTCCGTACTCGATGTACTGGATAAGGTCATCCCACCCGCGGTCTTCGAACTCGTCAAGAACGATTTCCTCGTCCGTCCGTTGCTGCATCAGGGACTTATCTGCGTTATCGAGGATTTCATCGACTTCCTCGCGTAAATCGAGGACATACCAGTGCGGGTCCTCCTCGTGTAGTTCGATGTAGTCTGTCGGGGAGATGTGCTTCAGGATCGGTGTTACGAACTGGTCATCAATCCCGAGTTCTTCGTACTCGTCCTCCTCCTCGAAGTAGAAATACGTGTTATTCCCTGTTTTCGTGCCGAATTTCACGTCTGCGAGGTCTCCGAGCGTGGTCATCCCGGGCTCCTTGAGGAGTTCCCAATAAATCGCGGGCGCGTACATGTACCGGTCCCACCGGTCGATGTTGTGTAGATTCCCTTGGCGGAACGTGGCGCGGCGATACTCGTTGTCGTCGTGTAGCGTCCCGGGTTCGTGGTCCTCTTCGATGATGTTGACAATTTCGTCCGGGTCGAACCGTTCCTTGATTAGAACCAGATCCGTCAGGTTCTGATTCCGTTCTTCTTCGTCGTCACACCGCTCCAGAACGGTGATGCACGTCCCGATGAGCGGGACATCGAACTGCTGAGTCTGAAAGTCGATGACCGCCTTAATCTTCGTGTTCTCCAGCATGAAGTCCTGCAGATCCTCGCCGTACCCGACGGTGAGCCACCGGGACGACGTGAGATAACCGAGTCGCCCCGGGTCACCGTCCGCCCCGTCGCTCAGGAACTGATACCCGTGGGTGAAGAAATAACAGTAAATGTCCGACCGGTCGTCAAGATCGATGCCTAACTCGTCCAAGTGCCCCCGTGCGTGAACGTCTTCAGCGATGTTCTCATGCCGGATATACGGCGGGTTCGCCACGACCGCGTCGATGTTCTGCGGAACGGTCCCGTCGTAACTGGCTGTTCCCCCGTTCGTCCCGACAGTCGCGCGTTCAGGGTCTTCAAACGGTGTTTGATCGGCGTGTACTCGGAAGAAGTCCTCAACTAAGACGTTCACATTGTGCGTCTCATGACCCATATCGCGGATTGCGAGGTTAATCGCGCACAAGTGAGCGGGGAACCGGTTGATGTCCACACCGAACACTTGGTCGAGGACCTCCTCGTGAACGTCTCCGCCCCCTTTCAGTTCCTCCAAACGGTTGTATGCCCCGACAAGGAACCCTCCCGTCCCCGCCCCAGGGTCAAGCACCGTGTCGTCCGGGTCGGTCACGGTGAGCTCGGTGACTAACGCAACGATCTCGTCCGGTGTGTAGTACTGCCCGAGTTCGTGTCGTTCCTCCGCCGGAATGATCTCCTCGTAAATCTTCCCGATGACGTCCGAATCGAACTTATCGAGATTGTACTCCTCAAGGTTCCCAAGTAGGTCTTCGACCTGTCGCTGCGCAGTGTCGGTGAGCGGCAGCGCATCGAAAATCGGGTCCTGCTCGTAGACAGCTTCGAAGTCCACGGCTTCAATCAGTTCATCGAACGTGTCACGGCGACGATCGCCGACTGCGAGGTCGTCAACGGACACGTCTGGGACGTCCACGTACGCGTCAGCGTTCTCAATCAGTTTGTAGAACACTAACTTATTCATCAACAGGTACGCGGCCTGTGAGCTGAACGTGGATCGGACACTGCCGGGTTCTTCGTCGTAACGGTCACTCCATCCTTGGTCGTCAACCCACGTTTCGAACTGGGATTCGAACTCAGTGTTATTGAGTTCCTCCAGTAACGCATCCGCGAATTCACCCTTAATGACATCGTGGAACGTCTTGAGACGGGTAACGAACGCATCGCGGTGCGGGTCCCATTCGATGACGTCCTGGTCAAGCGCGGCGAGTTGCTCTAAGAAGTGTGGGGCGAACGCGCCGATGTCAGTGATTTCGTACGCTCGGGTGCGTCGGTCCAACAGGTTCGTGCCCTGCTCGAACGTGCGGAAGAGAACTAAGTGGTCGCCGTTGTACGTGGCGAAGTACTCGGTTCCAAGGTGGAGGGCGTACCGTGCGGCTTGTTCGATGACCGGTTTGGCGTACGGGTCGATGTCACGGCTCGGTGTTCCCTCGGGTTCGCGTTTGGCTTCGATGACGCAGAAGGGTTGGCCGTCGGCTTCTACGACAAGGTCTGCGAACCCGTTGCTGACATGTTTCTCGGGCGTTACACCGGTGAATTCGATGCCGTGGTGGAGGGCGTCGTTTTCGACCGAGTTCGCCAAGTGTCTGTAGAGTTCTTGGACGATCTTGGCTTCCGAAGACATTTGATATGAGACACGACTCACTGTGTTGACTTAATACCACTTACCTTCGGTCACGGTCGTGGTTAGCGCGGTCGTTGACAGGAACGACGGTGTCGTTAGTACTGTACGTTCTGCAGCGCCTCCACAAACGGTTGGCCTATTGTGAATCCAATATCTCCGGATCCATGTTCTCCACTATCCGAAACGCGAAATCCGGAGACTGCAAAAACCGGAATTCGAGAACTTGCTCTGTTTGATGAAACGCCAACGCAATCCCAGTCAACAGGTCCCGCATCTTCTTCTGCTTATCCACCAAGTCTCCAAAACCAATCTCATTCTTCACACTCCGACTCCGACCGCGGGAATTATAGATTCGAACCACTCCGTCTTCATCATCAATATCATGGCTCATATGAGCTGGACCGCGGCGCAAATCCAACTCAACTGTTCCTACGAGATTCGAATATCCTTGCCGTTTCAAGAACCGAATCACATCAACAGTGTCACTCAGCTCTACAGACCCTGCTCCGTCCGCGTGTTGAATCGTTGCCGCGAGATCCCGTAACGGATCCCGTAGTAACTCAAAACACTGGTGGTACTCTTCAAGTATGCGTGGGAACGCTAACTCACTGTCAATAGTACCGCCACCGCCTGAAAACGCCCGCCACTCCTCACTGGTTTTCATCATAACATCACGCATCCGGGATACGATGAACTCGATATCTGAAATCGTCACATCGCGGTAATCCCGATAATCTGAGAACGCATCACCGCGCAAATACCCGTCTGAAAGTATCTCTTCCGTCAATTCGGAGAAGTTCTCGAACCGGGCCTGATTCTGTGGTAACTCCGTTTTGATTTCGTCAAACTGCTCCTTCGAATCCCGTAACTCCAAGTATTGGAGGGCGAGAACCTTGTGGTAGTTCTGAACGATTTTGATTAGGTTATCGTTCTCCAGATCAAGTTCGACTGCCGCATCAAGACCGTCAATGATGCTTAGTTTCGGAACATCTTCTTCTTCCTCCTGTAGCTGTTCCATGCCGATCTCGATGTTCGATCTGTCGGGGTCACCTCCACGAGGGACGAAATGTTCGATGTTATCGTAGTACCCTTCTGTGTCTCCGACTGGTGTTTCTGCTAAATCTATGAGTTTCTCCTCCCCTTGCCGGACGGTGCTTTTTATTGAGAATAATGCGATGACGAAATCGTGTTCTGTCCCGGCGATTTTGGTTTCCTCCCCATCTTCATCTTCGAACACAACTTCCCCGTATTCTTCGGGTTCTTGTCCACTCTGATCGATTTCTATGTTTAATTCGGTGACGTTGAGGTCGCCCTCGTGGTACAGTGTTTTCAACTGTTTATATGCTTCAGATCCCGTCATTCAGACTTGTTGAGATACTTGTCGCCACCGGTTAAGAAATCTCCCCTCGGATCGTTAAGACGGCTGTATAGGGACTTAGCAGAACACCGTTGACAAGATCGCGTCAGTCGTCGCCCGAACTGAGCGGTTCTAAGTTCTTCTCTCCGGCTTCGACCTTCGCCCGTTCGACCTTCCACACCGAGTTATCGAACTCAATCTCGTAGTTCTTCTCCGCGCGCTTCAGGATCGACTGGATGGATGACTGCTTCACACCGTAATACTCGGCTGTCGCCGTCTTCGGACGGCCTTTCTTGAGTTCGCGGATGAAGTTCTGCACCTTCGCGTACTCCTGCGGGTCCTGGTACAGGAACCCATCTTCATCGACGTCGTACCCGGCTGGCGGACGGCCTACGCGCTTCCCGTCGCGCCGGGCCTTGTCGATACCCTGCTGCACGCGATCGGCGATCATCCGTCGCTCCGCGTCTGCGAACACTATCATGAGGTTGAGTAGGAGGTCACCCATCCAGTCGTCGTTATCGACTGTGCTGATGGGTTGTTCTGTGCAGTGTAGGTCGATGTCCTTCTCGCGGAGTTCCTCAACGAAACTGGCGAGCTCACTGAACGAACGTCCTAACCGGTCGATCTCTGTGGTGACGACGACGTCGTACTGGTCGATGGTCTCCCGGAGCTGGTTGTACTGCTCGCGGGACATGCTCGCACCGGACTCGATGTCCACGTGCCACGCGACTTCACTGGTGTTGTAGTGTTGGAGGATCGATTCGCGCTGCCGGTCGTCGTCTTGGTCGTCTGTGCTGACACGGACATAACCGGCGACATTCTGGGGTGATTCCTGCATACCTACCTTAGTCGGTGTGTCCTTATCAAAAAAGTAGGATTCCTTGACGGTGCGGGAAACATTAGTTTCTCGTAACTCTCACCGTCGTAGTAGGAGTTCGGGACTAAAGGATGGGGAGGTGGGTTCGGACGGTCGGATCGGCGTACGTGCGTACGCACCTGAGTACGTACGCGACCACGTACATCGCTACGGACACAGCGACGTACGTTCGTACTCCCGTCCTCACGTACGGGTATGCGTCCATCTGCTCAAACCGACTGACGGGCGGGCGAGCAGATCATCTATTATGAATTGTACGGACACCCGGGATATCGGCGTGCTGCGTCGTGTCGCCCACCATGTTCCGCGACATTAGAGAAACGGCTACCCCAATGGGTTGTCCATTAGAACAGGTTAGTATCGAACACCGGAGTTTCGATGACAATTGGTGACGGAGATGAATACGGATAGGTACTCCTGCCCGTCATTTGCTTCGTACATGTGACTACTGATGTATTTAGTCGTCTAACATATCCTCCGGAATCTGGCTCTCCGGGATGTTCAGGGCATACTCCTCATCATCGCGCACCTTCTTAAGAAGGGGAACGACTTCTTCTGAGTACCGGCGTGGATCGACCTTACCCTGGCCGATGAACGCGATGTGGTATCTGTTGTTGAATTCACGGATGTTTATACCCGTCTCCTCTTCGATGTCTCTGATAAGTTCGTTGACTGCGTAGGTGTTCGTGCTCTCAAACCCAAGCCGAACTGCCACATCACTTGGACGTAGGTCATGGTCAAATTGAATTGCCGACTCCGAGTCAGGGGCGATCCCGAGCACGGTTGCTAATTCACTCTCGTCTTCAGCGAGATCTTCGACTTTTCTAACGTCAACCACCTCGCGGTTGGGAGCCTTCTTGCTCACCACCTCAAATGTGCTGGCAAGAATTCTGCGAAGAGCGCCGATGGGGATATTCAGCCCACTATGCTGCGTGAATGCTTCAAAGACCCACGAGAAGTCTTTGGCGACAATTCTGTTTACTGTAATATTGTCTCCCTCCCCGATCTGAATCTGTTTTTGACGTGGGAGGTTGTCCCGGTCTTCAATGTCGTCATCAAATTCGAGGAAGTAGATGTCGTTAGCAATGTCCTCGTTGTCCGATAACATCTGATTCACCCATGAGAACACTCGTTGTATGTTTGAGTCGCCCGCCCCGTATCCAACGATGAGTAACGGGTGTTCAACAAAGTATGTGAGCATTTTCGAACTAAGATATCGTCGCCGAGAATTGAAGTCCTCGTAGTCCTCGGATGTCAGTATAAGACTCTCAGGTTCGGTGATACTACCATGAATCTTGAGAATTTCACCGATAGTCTGGTGCTGACGCCGTAGAACCTGCTCGCCGACAACTACGTCGTAATCTGGCTCATCTTCGTCATAGTCTTCATTGAAAATACGCTCTAAGAACGGGTCATAATTCGTGGTGATGATCGCGTGCGGTTGAATCTCTTTTAGAAGTTCGATCTCTTCTCGTGCCTCATCGGCGGTGAGGTCACCATTGACGACGTCATCAGTCAAATCGTCTGACGAGGCTGGCGTCAGATCATCAAAATATTCCGAAATTCGATTTTTGATGTAGATGTCTTCTGGATGCTGGGGGTCAAGAGAATCATCTGGAAAAGTGGGGGTCCCTCTGTTCCAAGCCCACACAGCATATTGTTCAGCGAGAAACTGACCCATCTCTTGTGGACTTCGAGTTTGGCGGTAGTATCCGTAATCGTGGCCGAGTGTAGGAAGATCATCGGCCATTGATTCTAGTAGTTCATCCCATCCCGGACCACTGAAGTAGCGAATAGAGAGACCAGAACCAACGAGTAGTGCGGGTTGGAAGTCTTCACTTTCTAGTGTCTTCCCGATGTCCTGTATGATCTCTTCACGATATTCTTCAAGATCTGGCATATTCATCACCTTTCCTCCCGCAAGGAAAAGTGTTGACAGTTTAGTGAGCGAATGACTAGTCCCGACTTCCTACCCAGGTATGGTATGAGTTGAGTAGGTGAGGTGGCTTGGGTTCCCGGTTCAGTCGTGGATTTCCGCGATGATGTGGTTCCGTTACTGGAGTATCTATAGTACAGCTCGTCTTGGCGGAGGAGGTTCGACCTGTCCTGCTCGGGAAAGTATCAATCAGAAACTGTTAACAAGAACGACGGTGCCGCGGTCAGGAATCGTGTTACGGGCGAGCAAGAAAGTATGAAAACGCTGTAATCCCACGCACCAAACCCCCGTAACACCTTTTGTGAACCCTTAAAACACAGCGCGGTCAGGAACCGTGTTACCCTCTCAGTACACGTCGCCCGCCGGAACGCGCACTGCATTCTCGCGGAACCATGGCGTCGTCATATCCCACGACCCGAGGTCGTAGTCCTCGAACGTGGACAGGCGCGACTGCCCCGGGTACCGAGCGGCTTCCGACCGACCGTCGTCGTCACCGTGAATGCCCTTCCGAGCATTGACAACCGTCCAATCCGGCTCATGCTGTGACCGCACCACTTGCCGATCGACTGTCTCGCCCGCGAGCGTCGCCTGACGCGCCCGCCCGCGTCGCGTGGGCGTTTGGTCGCGCAAGTACCGCGTCGTCCCTGCGGACCCGACAGTATCCTCCAAGAGGAGCTGCTGTCCCGTCGATTCCACGCCAACGTGCTCATTGTCACCCGCCTTCTCAATCACGTAGCACCAGAGGTCCATCGATGTCATCCACTTCGACCCGTCCGGACTCCGCTTGATGAGCCCCTTATGTCGCAGGTAACACTTCATCTCCTGCGACAGTTGCGATTCTTCCCACCGCCAGGTGACTACTGGCGGGGCGAGGTGCTGGATGATCTCTCCCCAGTGAGCCGCAAGCTTGCCTTCCGTTCTCTTCTTGAAGTCTCTCGCGCGGTTCGACTGCCACGTCACCGTCGTCGTTGAGTTTTGAGTTAACAATCTTAGTCACCCCGTGTATTCCATCTCCTCGAACAGCCCGATCGCCAGCGCGTAGTTCGCTTTCGACAACTGTCCGTCTTCTTTGTAGTCAACACCCTGTACACCCAAAACGCCCTTGAGAGCCATCGTTGGCGGTTTTTCGTCTTCAAGCGCAGTCGCGTGCTTGTCCCGCGCAGCGAGACACACCCGAAGCGCATCGACAGGGTCCTGCATGACATCGCTCGCGTTCCCGCACGACCTGATGCCCTCAATGACTGCAATCAACTGCAGCGCACCGCCACCGTCCTCGTGAGCCCAGCACTTCCACCCGTCATTAGTGTCCACGCCGAAGTTCGTAGACTTCGCGTCTGGGGTGCTGGTGCCACCGTGAACCGGGTGTGGGCCCTCCCCGTTCACCGCGTGAGCGCGGAACGGACCGGTCTGCGCGATCGGCTCAGGGTTCAGGGAGTAGTACGCTGACTTCGACTTGGACGAGTCGATATCACTACCCTCAGCCCGGTCATCGAACGCTGCCTGTGCCTGTTCAGCTGGCGTCAAAGTATCGTCGTCATCCAGGTGCTCGTCAACGATGTCGTCGATCGTTGCCTGCCGTTCAGGGACGTCGTGCCGCGGCGTGGCGTCGATGTGCATCCACGTCGTCCCCATCACGCGTCCGTTCGCGGGAGCACCGTACACCTCAACGTGCCCGACTTCACCGCTCGGGAGTGACTGGGTCAGATCTTCCTGAACCTTCTTCCCGTCAACGAACCCGGGGAGTTCCGCCCGTACGAACACGTGAACGCCGGTCATGCTGGTGCTGACTTCAGTGTAGGCGTCCAGTTCTTGGATGAGGTCCCACGCTTCCCGCGTCATCAGCGCGGTCCCATCGTCTTGAGGTTCGATGACGTCATCGAGGTCCACCAGCATGAGCGGATCTTCGTCAGGCTGGAAGTCCAAGTGCGGAACGATCGCCATCGGGTACAGCGGCCGGGGATCCTCACGGTGCTCGTTCCCGTCATCGTCTTCAACAGTCCCCCACCGCCAACTGTCATTGATGTGCCCGTTGACAGTTCCATCGAGGGCGTCAATCACGTCCTCGAACGTCCCGCCTGCCCGTGAATCCCAACTGACGTTCTCACGTCCCCACTGCGCTGCACCAGCGTACCCGGGGTTGGTGTACGGGGCGCGCGGCTGCTTCTCTTCCAAGTCCCACGCGAACCAGTTCCGGGCGTCTTGCCCGATTTCAACCAGGTCTGCGGGGATGACACGCTCCGCGTCGTGGACTGATTCCGGAACGTCCAGCGTGACGTACTCTTCGCCGACTTCGATGACTTTCACCGGGCTTTCAGCGTCGTCTAACCGTTGGATTGCTTCTCGCATCAACAATCACCCCATGTGAGACCGACGAATCCACCGTCTTTCTCTGCGACCTTGCCTGCGTTAATGAGCGCATCCAGTACCACCTCAACATTTTCACGTCGGAATCCACGGGACTCGCACGCATCGATGACCTCAGTCGCCGTCGATATCCCACCGTGGTAGATTTCGCTGCGCACTTCACGCGTTAACTCTCGCGTGTACTCCATGCGTTCCTGGTACGCTTCGATCCTGTCCTGAATCACGTCCAGGTCTGCGCGGGTTCGCTTAGCGACACGACCCGTCGCTGCGTCGGTGTCAAACCCGCCTTTAGTGTCAACCCCACCGTCAGTGCATGCCTGCCTGACAGCGTTATCCACCCGTTCACGTTCCCCCAGAACACTTGACGTTCCTGTGGTCGGGGCGGGGTCGGGACCGGTGTTCTCCATAGCATCCGGGGCGGGTTCCTCTTCGACGTCGGGAGTATCGATGACAGGCAACTCGTCACCGTCATCTTCGGCGGATTCCGCGTTCGCTGCAGCGCGTTCAGCGGCCTGCTCCGACTTCCTGACGATCTCCCCGTCCAGATACGGCGTCATCCAACGGAACCCGCCACGCATGATGTGCAACCGCTCGCTCGCACGTGTGAGCGCGACGTACCAGGTCCGAGCTTCATTCTCTGACTTACGCTTCAACCGGTCGGTTTCACTCGCAATCGTGCTCGTGATGCCGTCGTACACGACAACGTCGCTTGCCTCCGAGCCCTTCGATGCGTGAATCGTGAGGACACGCACCCGCTTCACCGCGCCCTCTGCAACCGTCTCGTCACGTTCAGAAACTGCAGCCTGTAACGCATCGATTTCACCGTCATCGAGTTCACCGGATTTCGTTAACTCACTAACAGACGCCGTTCCTGAGGTGTAACGCCCCCAGAACGCGTCTTTGACAACTTCACCGAGGTCGTCAGCAGTGACTGTCTGTTCACCGTCACGGAGACCACTAATGAACGTCTCCCGTTCGTCGTTCGTGACCGACAGCACACGACCGTTCGTGTGCTCTAACAGCGTCGCGGCTTCGTCGCCGGTGAGACGGAGTTGCGACGCGTCCGTGTCGTACGTCTGCAGCCCGTACTGACCGTCATCTGACGCGTAGGTTGCCGGGACACCGCGGAGTTTCACTAACGCGTTTAGCAGGTCCACGCGGCGCTGTGTCCACCCGCCCAGATCGCTGTCATGCGTCGAATGGATGATGCCGGCTTTCTCCAGTGCGGCACTGATACCCGACACTTGCGTGCGACTGCGTGCAAGGAGCATCATCGACCGGTCGTCATGCCCGTCGATGTGGTCCTGGACGAGCGCGCCGGGGCTTGCCGGGGTATCCGCGCCCGGGACGCGCCAACCGTCACTGTCCCCCTTCTCGAACCATGGGGACTTGTACTCATGCAGTTCACCGCGAGAGTCACGCGTCACCGGCGGTTCGTCGAACTCCTTCG
The genomic region above belongs to Halostella salina and contains:
- a CDS encoding UvrD-helicase domain-containing protein → MPRAPTDYDEVTDYEDARPPESVRKGLPADLKDAKIKGGETHPADATIRLNGPPGTGKTTQMCLRVAVLIEEHNIDPRDITIMTYRRSLAGEIEARLKSWGILDEEDELEMWTTAHAAANRVTGLLSGRHDENTDSGLGPAVTGYEKWYFCSEVLDIKYSSAPWSTSRGELLFKVIEYARDNLLDPADKSDLYEVPKYTDLKEEWPGVDVPQIYERWEAFKQEAGLTEFGELLEAAVNGPLPPTKAVVVDEYHDVTPLMAQVCERWVAAADTAIVAGDPLQVVNEYTGADPRFFSDRLDHIPEVLLTKTWRVPRSHWQAATLMLSKEFDEPPVTRDSRGELHEYKSPWFEKGDSDGWRVPGADTPASPGALVQDHIDGHDDRSMMLLARSRTQVSGISAALEKAGIIHSTHDSDLGGWTQRRVDLLNALVKLRGVPATYASDDGQYGLQTYDTDASQLRLTGDEAATLLEHTNGRVLSVTNDERETFISGLRDGEQTVTADDLGEVVKDAFWGRYTSGTASVSELTKSGELDDGEIDALQAAVSERDETVAEGAVKRVRVLTIHASKGSEASDVVVYDGITSTIASETDRLKRKSENEARTWYVALTRASERLHIMRGGFRWMTPYLDGEIVRKSEQAAERAAANAESAEDDGDELPVIDTPDVEEEPAPDAMENTGPDPAPTTGTSSVLGERERVDNAVRQACTDGGVDTKGGFDTDAATGRVAKRTRADLDVIQDRIEAYQERMEYTRELTREVRSEIYHGGISTATEVIDACESRGFRRENVEVVLDALINAGKVAEKDGGFVGLTWGDC
- a CDS encoding recombinase family protein encodes the protein MQESPQNVAGYVRVSTDDQDDDRQRESILQHYNTSEVAWHVDIESGASMSREQYNQLRETIDQYDVVVTTEIDRLGRSFSELASFVEELREKDIDLHCTEQPISTVDNDDWMGDLLLNLMIVFADAERRMIADRVQQGIDKARRDGKRVGRPPAGYDVDEDGFLYQDPQEYAKVQNFIRELKKGRPKTATAEYYGVKQSSIQSILKRAEKNYEIEFDNSVWKVERAKVEAGEKNLEPLSSGDD
- a CDS encoding phospholipase D family protein — encoded protein: MTNDVFLSGTGTTTLEKLNAILEGSETLFFASAYVTRKGVDEISNSLEEYEVDTCGAVFGLDGYVTEPKAIETAQELGWEVRLATRSGYTFHPKIALTGGDPPDPFSDGANAGYIGSANFTGGGLDGNIEAGMTTQEKDVLSGLEDIADEICRFADPVGEVDLESYASRYAEVARERPSKSETPGVGELSATETGTEPDDFEETEPPNEATYESMHATAAWAGLQSFTGEYTFQLEFPRTAGLVIQRLTEDAGEDVNVLCSDGEIRAMTYAFYPDNEMFRLNIPNEVPGIETAREDKSGIGLVRTNDSPDTPIQLEIINDEAEATEIIRRSVREGAWDQTSTRLYGWF
- a CDS encoding SIR2 family NAD-dependent protein deacylase, with product MPDLEEYREEIIQDIGKTLESEDFQPALLVGSGLSIRYFSGPGWDELLESMADDLPTLGHDYGYYRQTRSPQEMGQFLAEQYAVWAWNRGTPTFPDDSLDPQHPEDIYIKNRISEYFDDLTPASSDDLTDDVVNGDLTADEAREEIELLKEIQPHAIITTNYDPFLERIFNEDYDEDEPDYDVVVGEQVLRRQHQTIGEILKIHGSITEPESLILTSEDYEDFNSRRRYLSSKMLTYFVEHPLLIVGYGAGDSNIQRVFSWVNQMLSDNEDIANDIYFLEFDDDIEDRDNLPRQKQIQIGEGDNITVNRIVAKDFSWVFEAFTQHSGLNIPIGALRRILASTFEVVSKKAPNREVVDVRKVEDLAEDESELATVLGIAPDSESAIQFDHDLRPSDVAVRLGFESTNTYAVNELIRDIEEETGINIREFNNRYHIAFIGQGKVDPRRYSEEVVPLLKKVRDDEEYALNIPESQIPEDMLDD
- a CDS encoding N-6 DNA methylase, coding for MSSEAKIVQELYRHLANSVENDALHHGIEFTGVTPEKHVSNGFADLVVEADGQPFCVIEAKREPEGTPSRDIDPYAKPVIEQAARYALHLGTEYFATYNGDHLVLFRTFEQGTNLLDRRTRAYEITDIGAFAPHFLEQLAALDQDVIEWDPHRDAFVTRLKTFHDVIKGEFADALLEELNNTEFESQFETWVDDQGWSDRYDEEPGSVRSTFSSQAAYLLMNKLVFYKLIENADAYVDVPDVSVDDLAVGDRRRDTFDELIEAVDFEAVYEQDPIFDALPLTDTAQRQVEDLLGNLEEYNLDKFDSDVIGKIYEEIIPAEERHELGQYYTPDEIVALVTELTVTDPDDTVLDPGAGTGGFLVGAYNRLEELKGGGDVHEEVLDQVFGVDINRFPAHLCAINLAIRDMGHETHNVNVLVEDFFRVHADQTPFEDPERATVGTNGGTASYDGTVPQNIDAVVANPPYIRHENIAEDVHARGHLDELGIDLDDRSDIYCYFFTHGYQFLSDGADGDPGRLGYLTSSRWLTVGYGEDLQDFMLENTKIKAVIDFQTQQFDVPLIGTCITVLERCDDEEERNQNLTDLVLIKERFDPDEIVNIIEEDHEPGTLHDDNEYRRATFRQGNLHNIDRWDRYMYAPAIYWELLKEPGMTTLGDLADVKFGTKTGNNTYFYFEEEDEYEELGIDDQFVTPILKHISPTDYIELHEEDPHWYVLDLREEVDEILDNADKSLMQQRTDEEIVLDEFEDRGWDDLIQYIEYGEEQDVHDGASVSNSGRVWFDAGELPRPQLILPKEYWRDARTLYNAAEMPLDQRNYEVNVHDDVDVDPYVVLGIMNSSIFPLFREIEGRVEQGQGMNRNELTVGEAKRMHVPDPRAFSEEERAEIKRVMTDWLDDERTATEEDEQEFRDELDQAVLEPMGLDDRVDEIQEAVQQLVEVRERGAGDETAVLVDTGEEEERDIELPGATRLGDGGENQTTLNSF